The following are from one region of the Candidatus Angelobacter sp. genome:
- the hflX gene encoding GTPase HflX: MKALIPTSNKRTERVFLIGAELKSRTTWEVRDSLDELAELATTAGADIVGDGTQRLEAPASATFIGSGKAEEFAGHCKRHGVDTVIFDDDLSPAQSRNLERVFDCKVLDRTVLILDIFARRARTREGKLQVELAQLQHLLPRLTRYWSHLSRQKGGIGMRGGEGESQLETDRRRVQERIDRIREELELVRRQRSTQRSGRQRHLWPLASIVGYTNAGKSTLLNALTGAQALAEDKLFATLDPTTRRLRLPTNQSVLLTDTVGFIRKLPHRLVEAFKATLEEVVQADLLLHVVDASHPQAVEQITAVNAVLEEIGAAGRPTLMVFNKIDRLISGELRHRLAEQLPNTVAVSAKTGEGFPALLAELGSQLRPTREFLELKVPHSESAVIARLHAVGQVVERDYNGADARFKARIPPHLHAEFAPFIVQDLRIA; this comes from the coding sequence TTGAAAGCACTCATACCGACATCGAACAAGAGGACCGAGCGCGTGTTCCTCATAGGAGCCGAACTGAAGTCGCGCACCACCTGGGAGGTTCGTGATTCCCTCGACGAACTGGCCGAACTTGCCACAACGGCCGGGGCCGATATCGTCGGCGACGGCACCCAAAGGCTGGAAGCGCCCGCGTCCGCCACATTCATCGGGAGCGGCAAGGCCGAGGAATTTGCCGGGCATTGCAAGCGCCACGGCGTGGATACGGTGATTTTCGACGACGACCTTTCCCCGGCGCAGAGCCGCAATCTCGAAAGGGTTTTCGATTGCAAGGTGCTTGATCGAACGGTGCTGATTCTCGACATCTTCGCGCGCCGCGCCCGCACACGCGAAGGCAAGTTGCAGGTGGAGCTGGCACAGTTGCAGCATTTGCTGCCGCGGCTGACGCGCTATTGGAGCCACTTGTCGCGGCAAAAAGGCGGCATTGGAATGCGCGGTGGCGAAGGCGAATCGCAGCTCGAAACCGACCGCCGCCGAGTACAGGAGCGCATCGACAGGATCCGCGAGGAATTGGAACTGGTGCGCCGCCAACGCTCGACGCAAAGGTCTGGCCGGCAGCGGCACCTCTGGCCGCTTGCGTCCATCGTCGGTTATACAAACGCCGGAAAGTCCACCTTGCTCAACGCGCTCACGGGCGCCCAGGCGCTGGCCGAGGATAAATTGTTCGCCACGCTCGACCCGACGACGCGGCGTCTGCGCCTGCCGACAAACCAAAGCGTATTGCTCACGGACACGGTGGGATTCATCCGGAAGCTGCCGCACCGACTTGTCGAGGCGTTCAAGGCCACGCTCGAAGAGGTCGTGCAGGCGGATCTGCTGCTGCATGTCGTGGACGCCAGTCATCCGCAGGCCGTGGAGCAAATTACGGCGGTGAATGCCGTGCTTGAAGAAATCGGCGCGGCCGGCCGGCCAACGTTGATGGTCTTCAACAAAATTGACCGGCTGATAAGCGGTGAGCTGCGACACCGCTTGGCCGAACAACTGCCCAACACGGTCGCTGTTTCGGCGAAGACCGGCGAGGGGTTCCCGGCGTTGCTGGCCGAACTCGGCAGTCAGTTGCGGCCGACGCGCGAGTTTCTCGAACTGAAGGTGCCGCACAGCGAGTCGGCGGTGATCGCGCGGCTGCACGCCGTCGGACAGGTGGTGGAGCGCGATTACAACGGCGCCGATGCGCGATTCAAGGCCCGCATCCCGCCGCATCTGCATGCGGAGTTTGCGCCGTTTATCGTGCAGGATTTGCGCATCGCCTGA